GTTACTATGTCAATCAGTTGGGGAATGGTGAAAGGAGATAATTCGAAAACTAATCGCATTAGCGTGCGAATACCAGCGGAAGGAAGAGGTTTTGGGGAATTAGCCGAGAGGCCTGGCCTGTATTTCTCATCTCCGAAGATAattgtagatatttttttgagttaATAAAAGGGCAGTGGACTAGTGACGTGTTATTTCCacgaaaaatgaattaattgaattcaattctaTGCTAATCTTAGAATTTCATGAGCTTAGAACAATTTCTTTTGCAACTCAATCTCGCATTGTTGAAAATTCTTATAAAATCGTTCCTGAAACTCCAGTTTTGTCTATCGTAGCATAAACCAAAAGCATAAGTTAGTATCACTTACGTTGGTACTGAGGTGAGATACAGCATGAGCCGCTGATAATCCAGATCcgttaaattatgaaaattcccaTTATCAGGAAAGGTAATAATGGGGCATCCCTCCCTCGTTTTACCACCTGTACAGCAAGAAATCACagttgaaagaaaataaaaacctcACATCACAGGCAACATTCGCATTGAACGCCGACAATACACGTGTGAGGAAGCGAGATAATCACAGTATGTAGTTTTCCCACAACAACAAAAACATGACATCCCACGACTGGTGTTAACGACCAGTTAAAGAGTCCATAGCCCTTCAGACGTACAACTGTGACCGTCTGACTTTAACGACGATAAAATATCCCTCTCCTAAAAGCCGGTGCGTATAAGAATACCGATCACTGGCGAATTTTAAAAACTGGATTAAGAATTTTTTCGGGGGGACAACCGGTTTGTAACGGATTCACAGTTGAACTTTGGCTGATTGGGAAAATAGCGCGCTCCATTGcagatatttgaaatttttcgttttaagGTCATGCGGAAGGTGGGACTTAATTGTTTAAACATATTAAGTTTCATTACCAGTGATGATTGCGTACTGGGGCTGGAGGAGGTCCGCAACGTCGCGAACGGCCAGATCGCCGTTCTCAATTTCCCCTGTCATACTCTCCACATCCTctgtaattaaaatattcgacTGGGTTAATCATCTGCGCTGTTATGAATTGAAATAACCAGATGAAATTAACGTTTACGGGTCTCGTAATCATGCAAATCCAGCGATTCACTTTGCCAAGTAGCAGAGGGTCTCTcgtttattttaaaaagtcaGATATTTGCCCTATAGTACCATTTTGTTGTTAAATTTAGTTATTTTTCAGTTTATGTACTATTTTGACATTTTGCcttgaaattcttcattaccCAGATAATTCCACTTTTGTTAGGATGAGATAACTGAATTCATCAACTTTCACCactcagcaaaaaaaattataacaaccTTCTCATATCCTCATTAAATTGCATCCCCTCCCACTGTGCCTCACTGGATTCCCTTCAACAGTAATTGGGTCTGTGGTtccagatgaaaataaaatgcaaattGAAATCCACCTTTCAGAACGAAGGCACCAGTGTGGGAACAGACTATCAATCGAAATTAATTGTTGCCCTCGACTAATGTTATATCATTGTTATCGTCAATATTCAGGAAGAGAACTATTTTCGATTGGAGCACACGTGTGAGTGGAATCCTCTTCAACTCTGAAGATGTACTGGGGAATTGTAAAAGGTCTCAACCCGGTGGGATGCACTCGAATGACCTTGCTGATTCCTTCGCCAATGAGGAAAATAGTTTTCTTCTTTACCCGCAATATAAAATTGCTAATATAACTGTAAATTGAAGAGGCTCTCAATCGAAATGCTCATGATCTCTGGGTCACGGTTCGGTTGAACCGTTGAGTTTTGGGTCATTGAGACTGAACGAAAGTGTCGGTTATACTCACATTTGATTCCGGATGTTTAAAGTTCGTTGTTCTACTGAAGGTTCACCAAAAAACAGATTTTAATTTCGCGAATTCCGtagatttataaaaataattgtttcaggaattttctctggaaatatctGCCCTCCCATTCATTATCAGTGAGCTCGCATGCTCTTGCTGTCGTAATCCCAAAAAGCAGTCAATAAAGTGCATGAATGTTTGACCAAGTTAATGACTTTCCCTGAGTGCTCAGGCGAGTCAAAGAAAGATATGAAATTTGATTAATCAAGGAAAGAATGAGAAGCCCTGGCATTAATTCACTGGTTAAACTGCACGTCTGGTAGTCAACAAAATACGTATGAGAAATATTGCCGGTCTGAGGTGCCTGACCTTTTCTCATTATGGATAGTTGGAAAGGATGTGTATGTGTACCGTACGTGTACCGTTTAATCTCAACTTTTCTTCACTCAGTGAATATTCAGACATGTACCATGTATGGTAATAAAAGTAGCCCCCATAAACGACACTAATGACAATTATTACGCGCTGATGGATGATTACGGGTCGTTTATCACAATTGTTTCTTTCTGCTGCAGTAGCGTGTGCTAGGTGTTTTTCATTGTGTTACTTGCTGTCTCATCTGGTAATTTATTACAATACGGAATGGTGAATATTGAATTTCAGTCAAGGTGATAATTCGGTGATCTTCGCAGATATTTCATATCGATAAAAGACATATTTTTCCTCTGGGACTACATCGGAATTAAAATCTTGTAAGGGAACAAATCAGGAGAGCATTATTCTAACTAGggaaatttgcaataaaaaagttTTGCAATGTTTAAATGAGAAAACTAAGGTATATTGAACAATGATGATTGTCGCATTCAGTTGAAACAGAGCATGCTGACTGAGGCGTTTTTCATGGTACTACTTGCAGTCTCATCTCTTAATTTATTACGATACGTAATCGTGAATAGTCAGTTTGCAAACAAGGGtttcattcatttcattatagaaatgattaattttttaaatgatgaaaatgctTGAAATTAGCATCAATTGGAGGAAAATGGCAAATGAATCTTTTAATCGTTGAACGACGAAGCTCGTTGATTTTACTCAGAAACATTCCACGAAggtttattgaaataattatgacgTCAGTTTGTGCATGACATTTGGATTCTCCAATATATTATCTGTTTAATCGCATGCGATACGTGTTAATCGCGAAATTATCTTCGAATTCTTGATATTTCATCGTAAATCCGACAATAATAGAAACCATTGCAGGGAAAGTTCATCTATAATGTTTCATCTTTTCAGaacataatttattcaataggatataatgaaaaaaaatattataaaaggCCTCTGGgcattttatcaaaaaatggaCACCTTCCTTTACAATATAACTTCTTccgtaataataaatataatcaatCAAACAAAACAATCACTTATTCCAAATGAATATTCTTTCTCTAATAGAACACTAATATTACTCACAGTGACCGGCAAGTTTGACCtagtgagatttttttatattgacgTACTTCCGTATCTGTTTCATCCAAAAGGTGTTTCTTACCAAAATAATTCATATTGGTTGGGTGGCACCTTCACTTATAGCACAGCACATCGTCCACcacttcaataataattaaaatactgTCAAACAAAAGAATTAGACAGTACTAATATTTGTCACAGTGACCGGTAGGCCTGATTTGTTAACTATTAACCCACTGGTAGTCAACTGATAACTGATTCCCTCCGGCAACTTGCTAACTGGTGTGATAAAATAAGTATTGCTGCTCTGCTCGATGCCACCTGAAGCAATGACAATAGGCACCAGCTCTGTCTCAGTCACCAAATGTAACGGCTCACTCCTGTCCTCAACGACCTCCTCTACCTTTCCCTGATTCGTAGCAGCAGGTGTTCTAACGATGAATTCCAATTTGGCGAATTTCACCTGAGGAAATTGAACTTTCATAAATCTTCGAAATGTCGAGTAGCCCATGGACTTTATCGATGGCAAGAGTTTCTTGCAGTACTCCTTGTACAAATCGTGAACAGTTTTCCTTGATATCTCTGGGGGAAGATGTAGTGGTGCATTCTTCACAGCCTTTGTCTTCTGCTTGGTTTCCTGTTCCTTTAAAAAGTTCTTCAGGAATTCCGTAGCTATTTTATAGATATCGAGGGAGAATGTATTGTGGGGAATTTTTCCATGATTCCCATGAACTCGAGGAGTGACTCCCTGGGTAATTAAGTGTTTTCTTATTCGTTTAATCTGATAGTGTGTCACATTCTCCAAGTACAGAAATGCATCCAAACATACACGACGGCCCTGATAAACGTATTGTGCACGAAGTCTACGTCTCTCTGTGTGCCTAGCTGTTTGATGGGGATCGGTGAGACAGGCCATTGTCACTCCCATCAGATACATATCGTGCTCGGCTTTTGTCAACTCGGCGATGTTCAGTCGGTGACGATAAACAGCCTCTGGATTCAGTCCTTTGAAGCACTGGTCGTCTTGGCATTCGCAGCCACGCTTGAAACGTTGGAGAACTTGGCTAACGCTGTCTTCCAATCTTGTTGGCTCGTATTTTGGCGAATGAAGGAGTTTCGGCTTTTTTGTAGGTGAATTGCGGGGGGTCTCTGCGTCTATCTTTGCTTCGTCTGCGATCTGCAATCGGTTTAAAGGATATGAGAGGGGATGGGGCGAATCTCTTTATCGAGTCTCATGCGGAATGTGCAGGAAGGGAAATTCTTTTTATCAATTGGCGTGGCAGCCTCATTGGATTTTGTCGTGAGATGCAGATACAAAGACGGCGGGAGAATTTAAAACATTTCCGACCagatgattaatttattttacaataaGTGTACAgagtatatatttaaaaagaaattttttttatccagtgTACTCATTTTGTCAAGTGTTTGGGGATAGAAATGCGGTGTAACAATTTTTACCTCAATCCTTTCCTCTAAATGGTCTTCTGGATTGTCCTCAATTTCAGATTCAACCGCTTCAGCCACAATTTTActtttattcagttttttaatttttttacaacgcCCTTCTGTTTTTTTGTCCTCCATTACGATAATTGAATTACTTCACTGTCTGAAACTACCGGAAACAGTTATATTAATCACCAAAAAAAGTCACTCTCAATGAGAGGCGTACTCCACTGATATCAACAGAGTTCAACGTTCCTCAGCAAAAAGTTGTGCATGACAgatagaaatttaaaaaagtttAAGTAAAAGCAGTTGCTCATTTCCAattaatgatttcattgagtcaattaaaaaacagcgaaagtttgaataaaaaaattctgtcgacttattatattttattctcagTGTCCAGAAGGTCGAAAGTCGCTAGAACTTCACTGTCTGACGAACAATTTTCGTCTCTACTGCGTAACAATTGATCTCACTTCACTTACCGTTAGTTGTGCttattttcactcattttacaTCAGATAACCCATGTCAGAGTACCACAGAACACTAATCTCAGGATATACAATAATTTTAAAGTGATTAAGAAGCTCCAGTTTGTTAAATATCAGAAATAACAAAGCGAGACGAGTGAGCGATATGGCGATCGTCAATTCACGCGGTGGAACATAGTGGGAGAGCCACAGGGACGTAACAATATTATTCTTGCGCCCCAAAATACATTTATTCGCGCGATTCCTCCAAATTTGCAATTCTCCCCTAAACACTTCTAACATCTATTCTCATAATATCATtcggcgagaaaaaaaatttttctcaattaatttcaataaaataaactgttcTATTGACtccaaattttttatctcagaaaATCCCACTatatttttgtcaattaaaCGTAATAATTTAGGAGAAAGGACTATTCATGGAGTGCACGATGAATTAACAATCGAATGTATTAGAAGCTCGAGTATTGATTTGTAGAAAGCGCTTGGTACACCCTTGTTGGCAATGAGGGTGGTACATTGGCGCACAGAGAGGGGTTCAGGGCCCTCGCACGTGTGCAAGTAAACACCAGCAGTTCAGTCAATAGTCTTTGaaatggaaccaaaatttctGCTGGAAAAATACAACTGAAAGATtccattttcaagatttttaacCTGAAATTTATCCAGTAATTTTCTAACAGAATTGTGAAAAATCCCCAGAGGTGTGCCCCAAGTGCAATAAAATCCTCATGAAGCATTGAATTCAATCTTGACCGATTGCACAAGGCCTCGTAATTACACCCTCCCGGCATGAATGCCTCCACTCCCACAGTTCTTATTTACCATCGTAGAGCATTCACGAAAGAGCAACAAGAACAAAAACCgataggagaaaaaaaatcaacgatgAAAGCTGATAACTAAACCGCAGGAGTGGAAAAAATCGAGGAAATAGAAACCCCGGAGTGTTGGGTTTAAATATAGTCCAGGAAAACTGCTGAGTTATCAAAGCATCGCCGGAGGGCCTTATCGTCCGCCAGGAACGACCACAGAACTGAAAGACAAATGAAAAAGGATCTGATAAGAGTCAAACCTCAGCATTGGTGACAGACAATTGCAACAGTATCCTGACTTTTCGACGTGATGAACTCCACTAGAcggaaaaaaatcgaggaaatCCAACTTCTGGAATGTGGGCTTCAATTAAAATCCAGGAAAACTGTGTGGAGTGGAAGCATCACCAGAGGGTCTTATCCTCCATCGGGAACGCCCCCAAAAGCAAAAGGTAACTGACAAAGAATGTGATAAGAGTCAAACCTGAGCATTTGGTGGAGCAGTGCTGATGACAGGGACAATTGCAGCAGTGTCCTGACTTTCTTCGTGCGTGTGTACTCACTTCATCACTTGACATTGTCACTTCCACCTGATATTATCACTCGGCTGCCTTGTCCTTACCCCCAATTGCGTCAAGTCCTTCAACGCatgcaaataataataaacgacGAATTATCAGTCGTCAATCCGTCATCGTGAATTTACGATGCAGATACCGGTGTTCACTCCAGGCCTTGCCTGTGCCAATTGAATCGATAAAAGCCTTGACAATCAGCCGGCATCACTCCACTGCTGGCTGTTGACAATTCTTCTCTCTTCTGTTATTTTCACTCTCAACATGACGATAGCACTGGCGACACTGCACGAAACCTCCCGGTGGGGTGCATTGGAGCGAGAAAGCGTTATACTATCACCCACGAACGTTAACAACCCGACGCCATTTTCGGATCTGCGTGGGTAACAGCAACGAATAGTCCGCCAATCCCGAGAGTCTCGTGTCATAATCCCCGGTGGAAGGGGCACTACGGGTCCACGTGACTCTCGCCGCATGCTTCGCCGGCGCTACTCTGGATTAATCCGGGgatttttgcaattaaaaaaattgtttaacgtAGTTATCGCGAGGTCAGGCACATTGTCAAAAAGTCgcaatataaattatttttgggatGGGTTAGAATCTGCCAAGATATTTCACGTATAGGTTCATTGTgtggataattaaaaaaaaaatcaaagcacCCGCTTATGCCTAAGCCtaaacacatattttttagCGTTTCGCTACTGATTTATTTAGATATTTCATCTCCTGATTGTGATGTAACTCCGCACAGGCTGATGTTGTTGGCCTGGAGTCGGTTGGTGGGGTTTTTCGCGAGGAGGAACTGGAAACGCGATTTTGAACTTTGAGGAATCGAGGCGATCCGGGTTTTTATCTTCTTCGATTATATGCTCCACATATGATACTAGAAGGTTCGTTATGGAGGTACTTCAAGCATGAAAAACTAGACATTGTGCATATCATCGTCGTTATTGAGGCAGGTTTTTACCTACAGTTTTTGcttagttgaaaaatattctggggCGATAGTGGAGGATTTTAAATGGGGTAAGGAATGCAGGAAAATATCTGTAAAGGAGCTTACGAcatttttctttataaaaCCTTCCTCGAGAAAATTTCTCCATCGTTGATGGGTGTTTATTATCTTGAGGATTGCTATGCTGCTATCCTTTGCTCCCTATTAATTATCACCCCAACCTTCTGACCTCTCACAATCTTATCTCGTCAGGATCGACCGATGAATGCCAATTGTGGCGATCTTGATCGTTACTAATAATTACAGTGTTACGCCAGTTTCTGATCTTCAGTAAATCTAGATCGCAATGACCACACCTATATACCTTCCATAAGTTTCTAAATAGTCACCATAAACTAAAAAACAACCGCCTACTCTTCCCTTCCTTATTTATATTAGAGATTGGGTCATCTGAATATATCGCCAACAATATCTCCCAAAACTTAGAAGATAATCGCCAGAAAGTCCAAAACAATTTCACATTGTTCTCCTTTCTCACCATTCAGTTCGGGAGTTCCTTAATTCGATTACATCAACAACTCTATTGATTCCCCCGGGTGCCAGGAAGCCCCATCAATCCCCAGCGAGACCCCACATCTATTGAACTTGAAACCTTCGCTCATCAGGATCAAGTGATCAATATCCATTTCCCTCAGTCTTAATCGATTTTCTTGCAACTTACCGGCCTCTAAGACCTCTAGATCTAGATTGCCGCTCCTACTGCGACTGATGGAGCTGCTTGCGTGGTAACTCCTCTGTGTCTCCTCCATGGCCCTTGTCGCACTCCTCTTGAATTGCTCCAAAAAACTGTCGATCTGATTTTCAATAGTTGTCGGTGAATTGGCCATCTTTCGTCCGGGTCAAGCACAAT
This genomic stretch from Diachasmimorpha longicaudata isolate KC_UGA_2023 chromosome 6, iyDiaLong2, whole genome shotgun sequence harbors:
- the LOC135163996 gene encoding uncharacterized protein LOC135163996, encoding MEDKKTEGRCKKIKKLNKSKIVAEAVESEIEDNPEDHLEERIEIADEAKIDAETPRNSPTKKPKLLHSPKYEPTRLEDSVSQVLQRFKRGCECQDDQCFKGLNPEAVYRHRLNIAELTKAEHDMYLMGVTMACLTDPHQTARHTERRRLRAQYVYQGRRVCLDAFLYLENVTHYQIKRIRKHLITQGVTPRVHGNHGKIPHNTFSLDIYKIATEFLKNFLKEQETKQKTKAVKNAPLHLPPEISRKTVHDLYKEYCKKLLPSIKSMGYSTFRRFMKVQFPQVKFAKLEFIVRTPAATNQGKVEEVVEDRSEPLHLVTETELVPIVIASGGIEQSSNTYFITPVSKLPEGISYQLTTSGLIVNKSGLPVTVTNISTV